In bacterium, a single genomic region encodes these proteins:
- a CDS encoding SGNH/GDSL hydrolase family protein, producing the protein MRRRAIFTLAAVAAALLFAEAALRAAGIPAPEPPAFRLNPLASPNLYEPDPRRFWRLVPGGEEDGELVNVDGFRGDRVPVKRRDGVPRIILAGDSVVYGFRLPDEQTIGAHLSRELSARGEVEVLNAGVVGYSSLQTRRYLEGLMPKYRPDAVIVYVGWNDWSDAARVPDSRLPAPSPLRWRIDRIGARSRIYALLRAIAKPAPVPHERPGAPVPRVYRAEYEANLRAIDRLARENGAAAYFAKPVAVDNGCVAAGAYTPPKSLAVIDVPAIFDGACGARASSLFPDGAHPSPRAALMIANRFADALKKEPQTEPRPSRSG; encoded by the coding sequence GTGAGGCGCCGGGCGATCTTCACGCTCGCGGCGGTGGCCGCGGCTTTGCTTTTCGCCGAGGCCGCGTTGCGCGCCGCCGGCATTCCCGCCCCGGAACCGCCGGCGTTCCGCCTGAATCCGCTGGCCAGCCCCAATCTGTACGAGCCCGATCCGCGCCGTTTCTGGCGGCTTGTCCCCGGCGGCGAAGAGGATGGCGAACTCGTCAATGTGGACGGGTTTCGCGGAGACCGCGTGCCGGTCAAACGCCGCGACGGCGTTCCGCGCATCATTCTCGCCGGTGATTCGGTTGTTTACGGATTTCGATTGCCCGACGAGCAGACGATCGGCGCGCATCTGTCGCGCGAGTTATCCGCGCGCGGCGAGGTCGAGGTGCTGAACGCGGGGGTCGTCGGGTACAGTTCGCTTCAGACGCGGCGCTACCTCGAAGGCCTCATGCCGAAATACCGTCCCGACGCGGTGATCGTGTACGTCGGCTGGAACGACTGGTCGGACGCCGCGCGCGTGCCGGATTCGCGCCTGCCGGCGCCCTCCCCGCTGCGCTGGCGCATCGACCGCATCGGAGCGCGTTCGCGAATCTACGCGCTGCTGCGCGCGATAGCCAAGCCAGCGCCCGTGCCGCACGAGCGCCCGGGCGCGCCGGTTCCGCGCGTGTATCGCGCGGAGTACGAAGCGAATCTGCGCGCGATCGACCGTCTCGCGCGCGAGAACGGCGCCGCCGCGTATTTCGCGAAGCCCGTCGCGGTCGACAACGGATGCGTCGCGGCGGGAGCATACACGCCGCCGAAAAGCCTTGCGGTCATCGATGTACCGGCGATTTTCGATGGCGCATGCGGCGCCAGGGCGTCGTCGCTGTTCCCCGACGGCGCGCATCCGTCCCCGCGCGCGGCTTTGATGATCGCCAACCGGTTTGCCGACGCGCTTAAAAAGGAGCCGCAAACGGAGCCGCGACCGTCACGGAGCGGGTGA
- the amrB gene encoding AmmeMemoRadiSam system protein B has protein sequence MRHVEPVPVEVEGRSMISLKDPQRYASAMITLDRTGLFLVSHFDGRTPLGALAHDFEEQARHPLPAEDVERLISVLDRHFYLDNARFQMRREQVDKKWYESPIRPSALFDYATPGREKEAWDELRNILDTHFRDAGYPVGADIRTERNDLAALIAPHIDFIRGGAVWAHAYAEFARSFRGRTAVIVGTNHQPHKQPVSMTRKHFATPFALMRTDIDLAEEIAAQLPLDPFEDELPHRAEHSIELPAVMLAYLRPDIRIVPILVGGARHLVEGTEDEETEESLAALASACAGVLEGNDDAAIIASADLAHVGPMFNDPFRVDDTKAAINRERDLDMLDPLTRGEPEGFVRYVVEEKDVRKVCGLTPIYVVASACGTPFTLLAHDQWVDKDGQGLVSYAALASRRAR, from the coding sequence ATGCGTCACGTCGAACCCGTCCCGGTCGAGGTCGAGGGGCGCTCGATGATCTCGCTCAAGGATCCGCAGCGCTACGCGAGCGCGATGATCACGCTCGACCGCACCGGCCTTTTCCTTGTGTCGCATTTCGACGGGCGCACGCCGCTTGGGGCGTTGGCCCACGATTTCGAGGAGCAAGCGCGTCATCCGCTGCCGGCCGAAGATGTCGAGCGCCTCATCTCGGTGCTCGATCGGCACTTCTACCTGGACAACGCGCGTTTTCAGATGCGACGCGAACAGGTGGACAAGAAGTGGTACGAATCGCCGATCCGCCCGTCGGCGCTTTTCGATTACGCCACGCCGGGGCGTGAAAAAGAGGCCTGGGACGAGCTTCGCAACATCCTCGACACGCACTTCCGCGACGCGGGCTATCCCGTGGGCGCCGATATCCGGACGGAGCGAAACGACCTCGCGGCCCTGATCGCGCCGCACATCGATTTCATCCGGGGCGGCGCGGTTTGGGCGCACGCGTACGCCGAGTTCGCGCGTTCGTTTCGCGGGCGCACGGCGGTGATCGTCGGGACAAACCATCAGCCGCACAAGCAGCCGGTTTCAATGACGCGCAAGCATTTCGCGACGCCGTTCGCGCTGATGCGGACGGATATCGACCTCGCCGAGGAAATCGCGGCGCAGCTTCCGCTCGATCCGTTCGAGGACGAATTACCGCATCGCGCGGAGCACTCCATCGAACTGCCCGCGGTGATGCTCGCGTATTTGCGGCCGGACATCCGCATCGTTCCAATTCTCGTCGGCGGCGCAAGGCATCTGGTGGAAGGCACCGAGGACGAGGAGACGGAGGAGTCGCTCGCCGCCCTGGCATCCGCGTGCGCGGGCGTGCTTGAAGGCAACGATGACGCCGCGATCATCGCGTCCGCGGACCTCGCGCACGTCGGCCCGATGTTCAACGATCCGTTTCGCGTTGACGACACTAAGGCGGCGATCAATCGCGAACGCGACCTCGACATGCTCGATCCGCTCACGCGCGGCGAGCCGGAGGGTTTCGTGCGTTACGTTGTCGAGGAAAAGGACGTGCGCAAGGTCTGCGGGCTGACGCCGATCTACGTTGTCGCGTCGGCCTGCGGCACGCCGTTCACGCTTTTGGCCCATGACCAGTGGGTCGATAAGGACGGGCAGGGACTTGTGAGTTACGCCGCGCTCGCCTCCCGGCGCGCCCGGTAG
- a CDS encoding polyprenyl synthetase family protein: protein MSVREYLDARARLVEHALDACTGGDPGPFGRLQEAMRYSLLAGGKRVRPVLAIAACEAVGGTAETAMPVACALELAHTYTLIHDDLPAMDDDDFRRGRPTNHKVFGEAQALLAGCGLLSLAFEIVARATADGLFPADRAARIVALLADAIGWRGVIGGQSLDIESTGKTVDIERVTLICRMKTAVLISASVRAGAIAAGAPRAKEEALARFGDAIGLAFQIADDVLNVTGDAEKLGKGTGTDAEAGKTTFPALLGLDGARRRAAERLDTALAEIAGFGAAAKPLRDLARYIVNRDR from the coding sequence ATGAGCGTTCGCGAATACCTCGACGCCCGGGCGCGTCTGGTGGAACACGCGCTCGACGCGTGCACCGGCGGCGATCCCGGTCCGTTCGGCCGCCTGCAGGAGGCCATGCGCTACAGCCTGCTCGCGGGCGGCAAGCGCGTGCGCCCGGTGCTCGCCATCGCGGCGTGCGAAGCGGTTGGCGGCACGGCCGAAACGGCGATGCCCGTCGCCTGCGCATTGGAACTGGCCCACACCTACACGCTGATCCACGACGATCTTCCCGCGATGGACGATGACGATTTCCGCCGGGGCCGGCCGACAAACCACAAGGTCTTTGGCGAGGCGCAGGCGCTTCTCGCGGGTTGCGGCCTGCTTTCGCTGGCTTTCGAAATTGTGGCGCGCGCGACGGCGGACGGCCTTTTCCCGGCGGATCGCGCCGCGCGCATCGTCGCGCTATTGGCCGACGCGATCGGCTGGCGCGGCGTCATCGGCGGGCAGAGCCTGGATATCGAATCGACCGGCAAGACCGTCGATATCGAGCGCGTCACGCTGATCTGCCGGATGAAAACCGCTGTCCTGATTTCCGCGTCCGTGCGCGCGGGGGCGATTGCGGCGGGCGCGCCGCGCGCGAAGGAGGAGGCCCTGGCCCGCTTTGGCGACGCCATTGGCCTGGCGTTTCAGATCGCGGACGACGTGCTGAACGTGACGGGCGACGCGGAAAAATTAGGCAAGGGGACCGGCACGGATGCCGAGGCCGGCAAGACGACGTTCCCCGCGCTGCTGGGCCTTGACGGCGCGCGCCGCCGCGCGGCGGAACGGCTCGACACGGCGCTCGCCGAAATCGCCGGCTTCGGCGCCGCGGCCAAACCGCTACGCGACCTGGCGCGGTACATCGTCAATCGCGACAGGTAA
- a CDS encoding TlpA family protein disulfide reductase, translating into MTDRSEHARTRLFLLFLLVTISSFSLVAAAGCGCGDDDDDDDDDDDSSSADAQTACDKMTNCPDVASALAIGDMDGCLDSLGSMDDATVGCAAQAGDCAALGACFGVSGDDDDDDDDDDDADDDDADDDDADDDDDEGIPLLRNEKTYIWASNPAFDLFWDYVDESFVWTVGNAFDPDFERVAFYAGWRDDDENLGGGKMYLSLDNGDPEESDLSDEIGKFGKASDQYIGLVLEDDDMLTEGTHKIEIWVTDLDDNESNHVSFIYKIERGLQGAIGSTLGDFTKRGFQADPPVKATGTYRDFTRSEFAGKILVITSMTMWCPPCDAEAPQLDTLQADYGEDVQVLSMALEDPYGTIVDDEDLENWTLYHYAVPPEHPDFFGNRDAQILAPQINDDPRVDSPSAMADFQFNNYVPQNYIFDADHVLRFKIAGFYRPWWDLIIGELLAEQAGK; encoded by the coding sequence ATGACCGATCGATCGGAGCACGCGCGCACGCGCCTGTTCCTCCTGTTCCTTCTTGTCACGATTTCCTCGTTTTCGCTCGTGGCCGCGGCGGGCTGCGGCTGCGGAGACGACGATGACGACGACGACGATGATGACGATTCGTCGTCGGCCGACGCCCAAACGGCTTGCGACAAAATGACGAACTGCCCCGACGTTGCGTCGGCTCTCGCCATCGGCGACATGGACGGTTGCCTGGATTCGCTTGGATCGATGGATGATGCCACGGTCGGGTGCGCGGCCCAGGCCGGCGATTGCGCGGCGCTTGGTGCGTGCTTCGGCGTCTCCGGCGACGACGACGACGATGATGACGACGATGACGACGCGGACGACGACGACGCGGACGATGACGATGCGGATGACGATGACGACGAGGGCATTCCGCTGCTGCGTAACGAGAAGACGTACATCTGGGCCTCGAACCCCGCGTTCGACCTTTTCTGGGATTACGTCGACGAGTCGTTCGTCTGGACGGTCGGCAATGCGTTTGACCCGGACTTCGAGCGCGTCGCGTTTTACGCCGGCTGGCGTGATGACGACGAAAATCTCGGCGGCGGCAAGATGTATCTGTCGCTCGACAACGGCGACCCGGAGGAATCCGACCTGTCCGACGAGATCGGCAAGTTCGGCAAGGCGAGCGACCAATATATCGGCCTCGTTCTTGAGGACGACGATATGCTGACCGAGGGTACGCACAAGATCGAGATCTGGGTGACCGACCTTGACGACAACGAGAGCAACCACGTCAGCTTCATTTACAAGATCGAACGCGGCCTCCAGGGCGCGATCGGTTCGACGTTGGGCGATTTCACCAAGCGCGGCTTCCAGGCCGATCCGCCGGTCAAGGCAACCGGGACTTACCGCGATTTCACGCGCTCGGAGTTCGCGGGCAAGATCCTCGTCATCACAAGCATGACGATGTGGTGCCCGCCGTGCGACGCCGAGGCACCGCAACTCGACACCTTGCAGGCCGACTACGGCGAGGACGTCCAGGTTCTGTCGATGGCGCTCGAGGATCCGTACGGGACCATCGTGGACGACGAGGACCTGGAAAACTGGACGCTCTACCACTACGCGGTCCCGCCCGAGCATCCGGATTTCTTCGGCAATCGCGACGCGCAGATCCTCGCGCCGCAGATCAACGACGATCCGCGCGTGGACAGTCCTTCGGCGATGGCGGACTTCCAGTTCAACAACTACGTGCCGCAAAACTACATCTTCGACGCGGACCACGTCCTGCGCTTCAAGATCGCGGGCTTCTACCGCCCCTGGTGGGATCTCATCATCGGCGAGCTGCTCGCGGAGCAGGCGGGGAAGTAG